A window of the Lysinibacillus irui genome harbors these coding sequences:
- a CDS encoding NADPH-dependent FMN reductase, whose product MLKIGIILGSTREGRVSPQVGTWVKEVAEKRRDAEYEIIDIADFKLPFLGEPGGDTSGVAAWSEKVAACDGFVFIVAEYNHSITGALKNALDYLRVEWNNKAAGIVSYGSVGGARAAEHLRGILGELLVADVRVHPALSLFTDFENGSVFKPKEVQADSVHQMLDQLIPWSTALKTIRS is encoded by the coding sequence ATGTTGAAAATTGGTATTATTTTAGGAAGTACGCGAGAGGGGCGTGTAAGCCCACAGGTTGGCACATGGGTGAAGGAAGTTGCCGAAAAACGCCGTGATGCAGAGTATGAAATCATTGATATTGCAGATTTTAAATTACCATTTTTAGGAGAACCAGGTGGAGATACTTCAGGTGTAGCTGCATGGTCAGAAAAAGTAGCAGCATGTGACGGCTTTGTCTTTATCGTTGCGGAATACAATCATTCCATTACGGGTGCATTAAAAAATGCATTAGATTATTTACGAGTAGAATGGAATAATAAAGCTGCTGGTATTGTCTCCTATGGTTCTGTTGGAGGTGCACGTGCTGCTGAACATTTACGAGGCATTCTTGGAGAACTACTAGTGGCAGATGTTCGAGTTCATCCGGCATTATCATTATTTACTGATTTTGAAAATGGCTCTGTCTTTAAACCAAAAGAGGTGCAAGCAGATTCTGTTCACCAAATGTTAGATCAGCTCATTCCTTGGTCAACAGCTTTAAAAACAATTCGATCTTAA
- a CDS encoding tRNA (adenine(22)-N(1))-methyltransferase — translation MNAQKLSKRLETVAKFVPTGAVMADIGSDHAYLPCYLIHQGTASRAIAGEVVKGPYESAVGQVQKENLVEKITVRLADGLAAIEEADHVDTVTIAGMGGPLIVSILEKHPEKLQGVTRLILQPNIHAKVIREWALAHEWAILDEEILEEDDKIYEILVLQRGQMELSTAEILVGPKLSQRKSPAFIKKWQREKDNWQRVLQSIKGAEQTPEIEEKRAELMALIRLVEGVL, via the coding sequence ATGAACGCACAAAAACTTTCAAAGCGATTAGAAACAGTAGCAAAATTTGTTCCAACAGGAGCTGTCATGGCGGATATTGGTAGTGATCATGCTTATCTACCATGTTATTTGATTCACCAAGGAACAGCCTCTCGTGCCATAGCAGGGGAAGTTGTCAAAGGACCTTATGAATCAGCTGTAGGACAAGTTCAGAAGGAAAACTTAGTAGAAAAAATTACAGTACGTCTTGCTGATGGATTAGCAGCGATTGAAGAGGCAGACCATGTAGATACGGTGACAATAGCTGGAATGGGAGGACCTTTAATTGTCTCCATTCTAGAGAAGCATCCCGAAAAGCTTCAAGGTGTCACACGTCTTATCTTACAACCCAATATACATGCCAAGGTCATTCGGGAGTGGGCTCTAGCACATGAATGGGCGATCCTTGATGAAGAGATTTTAGAAGAAGATGATAAAATCTATGAAATCCTTGTATTACAAAGAGGGCAAATGGAGCTATCAACAGCAGAGATTTTAGTTGGCCCTAAACTAAGCCAACGCAAATCACCAGCATTTATAAAAAAATGGCAACGTGAAAAAGACAACTGGCAACGTGTCCTTCAATCTATTAAAGGAGCAGAACAGACACCTGAAATTGAAGAAAAACGTGCAGAGCTAATGGCTTTAATACGTTTAGTGGAAGGAGTTTTGTAA
- a CDS encoding tubby C-terminal domain-like protein, translating to MAIFTLTYPKALKSFTHIPIVNEQNETICVLQKVERSSAGKVLNAVLLVAAQQTLPYRYETRSTLGAPLFQVQSTLLTKGVSHQIVMPDGSLIPIQRKTVQLLESSYSFTMDDLDFRFEKDFTSTAYLYCNNEKIASASPIETELVRTGIQFKLFQADDMHFVALLATLYQALFAITT from the coding sequence ATGGCAATATTTACACTTACGTATCCTAAAGCTTTGAAAAGCTTTACCCATATTCCAATCGTGAATGAACAAAATGAAACAATATGTGTGCTTCAAAAAGTAGAGCGTTCCTCTGCCGGCAAAGTACTGAATGCTGTTTTGCTAGTAGCAGCACAGCAAACATTGCCTTATCGTTATGAAACGCGATCTACATTAGGTGCACCCCTTTTTCAAGTACAATCTACCCTATTAACAAAAGGAGTCAGCCATCAAATTGTGATGCCTGATGGTAGTTTGATACCGATTCAACGGAAAACAGTCCAATTATTGGAATCCTCTTATTCATTTACAATGGACGATTTAGACTTTCGGTTTGAAAAGGATTTTACTTCTACCGCTTATCTATATTGCAATAATGAAAAGATTGCTAGTGCTAGTCCTATTGAAACGGAGTTAGTACGAACAGGTATACAGTTTAAGCTTTTCCAGGCAGATGATATGCACTTTGTTGCACTCCTTGCAACTCTTTATCAAGCACTTTTTGCCATTACTACATAG
- a CDS encoding Nif3-like dinuclear metal center hexameric protein, translating to MKAVNGQEIIQVFESWSPKKLACMENDPIGLAIGTLNKPVHKVLVTLDVNEEVADEAIEKGCELIIAHHPPIFRRLANIRTDNPAGRLYEKLIKHDIAVYAAHTNLDVAEGGVNDLLADALKLENRSILEETYAENLLKLAVFIPTANAEALREALEKAGAGRIGDYEACSYTTTGEGRFRALAGATPFVGSVGELHVEEEVKVEVVFPESIKNRVLKAMLTSHPYEEPAYDVIRLEQQTNVMGLGRVGYLSQEMTLQQFAEFVKQQLKVPAVRVVGNLQSKISKVALVGGDGNKYIYAAKRAGADVFLTGDMYFHTAQDAQAIGLQIVDPGHHVEKVMIAGVAQKMATLCEDKKYQVEFVQSTIHTEPFLFV from the coding sequence ATGAAAGCGGTAAATGGTCAAGAAATCATTCAAGTATTTGAATCATGGTCGCCCAAGAAACTAGCTTGCATGGAAAATGATCCAATTGGTTTAGCCATTGGGACGCTCAACAAGCCTGTTCATAAAGTATTAGTCACGTTAGATGTCAATGAAGAGGTGGCGGACGAGGCAATTGAAAAAGGTTGTGAGCTGATCATCGCTCATCATCCTCCAATTTTTAGACGTTTAGCGAATATCCGCACAGATAATCCGGCAGGGCGCTTATATGAAAAGCTTATTAAACATGATATTGCTGTATATGCGGCACACACAAATTTAGATGTGGCTGAAGGTGGGGTCAATGATTTACTTGCAGATGCCCTAAAGCTAGAAAATCGTTCTATATTAGAAGAAACGTATGCTGAAAATCTGTTGAAGCTAGCCGTCTTTATACCAACTGCCAATGCAGAAGCCTTACGTGAGGCGCTTGAAAAGGCTGGTGCAGGTCGTATTGGGGACTATGAAGCATGCAGCTATACGACGACTGGTGAAGGGCGATTTCGTGCATTAGCAGGGGCAACACCGTTTGTTGGCTCTGTTGGAGAGTTACATGTAGAGGAAGAAGTAAAAGTGGAGGTCGTATTTCCTGAATCCATTAAAAACAGAGTGTTAAAGGCAATGCTCACAAGTCATCCTTATGAGGAGCCTGCCTATGATGTTATACGTCTCGAGCAACAAACAAATGTTATGGGGTTAGGGCGTGTAGGTTACTTATCACAGGAAATGACGCTACAGCAATTTGCTGAGTTCGTAAAGCAGCAACTAAAAGTCCCAGCAGTTCGTGTCGTAGGTAATTTACAGTCAAAGATCAGCAAAGTGGCGCTTGTAGGGGGAGACGGTAATAAGTATATTTATGCGGCGAAGCGTGCAGGTGCAGATGTCTTTTTAACAGGTGATATGTACTTCCATACGGCACAAGACGCACAGGCTATTGGCTTACAAATTGTCGATCCTGGTCATCATGTAGAAAAAGTGATGATTGCAGGTGTTGCCCAAAAAATGGCTACACTATGCGAAGATAAAAAATATCAAGTTGAATTTGTACAATCAACCATTCATACTGAACCATTTTTATTTGTATAA
- a CDS encoding dicarboxylate/amino acid:cation symporter: MRINFKNLTVQVLIAIVLGILVGAIFPEFGAKLKILADIFIKLIKMLIAPIIFLTVVIGIGSMGDVKKVGKIGGKALIYFEIVSTFALAIGLIVVNIVQPGKGFNTEAANGADVSQYTEAAAAEHGLGAFIMQIIPENVVGALANGELLPVLFSAVLFGLAAAAIGEPAKPVIKFFEQVADIFFKIVNMVMKISPIGAFGAMSYTIGNFGIKSLGNLGFLMLSVYITMFIFIVVIIGLITHYFGFSIFKFIKYIKEEIFIVIGTSSSESALPSMMRKLENYGCSKQVVGLVVPTGYSFNLDGTSIYLSMAAIFIAQAYGVDLDIWHQITLLAILMLTSKGAAGVTGSGFITLAATLAAFPMIPVEGIALLIGVDRFMSEARAVTNLIGNGVATVVVSKMEKEFDTEQEKRALSGHTQMP; this comes from the coding sequence ATGCGTATAAATTTTAAAAACTTAACGGTGCAAGTATTGATTGCCATTGTGCTAGGTATCCTAGTCGGAGCAATATTCCCAGAATTCGGTGCGAAGCTAAAAATACTTGCAGATATCTTTATCAAATTAATCAAAATGTTAATTGCACCTATTATCTTCCTAACTGTTGTAATAGGTATTGGTAGTATGGGTGATGTAAAAAAGGTTGGAAAAATTGGGGGAAAAGCTTTAATTTATTTTGAAATTGTTTCAACCTTCGCTCTTGCAATCGGCCTAATCGTCGTAAATATCGTTCAGCCAGGTAAAGGTTTTAATACAGAGGCTGCCAATGGGGCTGATGTCTCTCAATATACAGAGGCTGCCGCAGCAGAGCATGGCTTAGGGGCTTTTATTATGCAAATTATTCCTGAGAATGTCGTTGGGGCATTAGCGAATGGTGAATTATTACCTGTTTTATTCTCTGCCGTTTTATTTGGACTAGCTGCTGCAGCTATTGGGGAGCCTGCTAAGCCTGTTATTAAATTTTTTGAGCAAGTAGCAGATATCTTCTTTAAAATCGTTAACATGGTCATGAAAATTTCTCCTATTGGTGCATTCGGTGCCATGAGCTATACAATCGGTAACTTTGGTATTAAATCACTCGGAAACTTAGGATTTTTAATGCTATCTGTTTATATTACGATGTTTATTTTTATCGTTGTGATTATTGGCTTGATTACACATTACTTTGGCTTTAGTATTTTTAAATTTATTAAATACATTAAAGAGGAAATTTTTATCGTTATTGGGACTTCTTCATCAGAATCGGCCTTACCTTCTATGATGCGTAAACTGGAAAATTACGGTTGTTCTAAGCAAGTAGTCGGACTTGTTGTACCAACAGGCTATTCATTTAACTTAGATGGAACTTCCATTTACTTATCAATGGCTGCCATCTTTATTGCACAAGCGTACGGTGTGGATTTAGATATTTGGCATCAGATTACGTTATTAGCCATCTTAATGCTCACTTCTAAAGGAGCAGCGGGTGTAACAGGCTCTGGCTTTATTACACTAGCCGCAACATTGGCAGCATTTCCGATGATCCCAGTAGAAGGGATTGCCCTATTGATCGGAGTAGATCGTTTTATGTCAGAGGCACGTGCTGTCACAAACCTAATTGGTAATGGCGTAGCTACGGTAGTTGTTTCAAAAATGGAAAAAGAATTTGATACAGAGCAAGAAAAGCGTGCTCTTTCTGGGCACACTCAAATGCCATAA
- a CDS encoding TRAP transporter substrate-binding protein: MKKFIIGTIVTVFVLIVAISVQQGLLFAKPLPYDDEQKGLDSQITIHLSHVVAENTPKGQAANKFAELVEEKTNGKVKVHVYSNSSLFNDENEFQALQKGDVEMIIPTFSKMTAYVPNWQVLDLPYLFNTDEEVQEVLTGSIGEQLVNELEPFHIKGLGFWYNGFKHLTSVDQPIHTFEDLQGLRIRTMPSKILEKQFEVMKATPIPLSFSEVFTDLEKNAIDAQENTASNIYSKGFYKVQKHMTITQHGILGYAVLMNETFWNSLPVKIQHQLISAMKETTEWQFDQAILMNEKDMEKLKQQADFTVYTMSPSERQRFKEQLAPVYDFYKTHIQNDHVLSKIEKIVTP, from the coding sequence ATGAAAAAATTTATTATTGGAACGATTGTAACCGTCTTTGTTTTAATCGTAGCAATCAGTGTTCAGCAAGGATTACTCTTTGCTAAACCGCTTCCCTATGATGATGAGCAAAAGGGCTTAGACTCACAAATTACTATTCATTTAAGTCATGTGGTAGCCGAAAATACCCCAAAAGGACAGGCAGCCAATAAATTTGCTGAGTTAGTAGAAGAGAAAACAAACGGGAAAGTCAAAGTCCATGTGTACTCAAATTCCTCTTTATTTAATGATGAAAATGAGTTTCAGGCCTTACAAAAGGGTGACGTGGAAATGATTATCCCCACTTTTTCGAAGATGACCGCATATGTGCCTAATTGGCAGGTGCTTGATTTACCGTATCTGTTTAATACAGATGAGGAAGTACAGGAAGTCCTGACAGGTTCTATTGGGGAACAATTAGTAAACGAGCTAGAACCGTTTCATATTAAGGGATTGGGCTTTTGGTACAATGGCTTTAAGCATTTAACGTCTGTCGACCAACCCATTCATACATTTGAAGATTTACAGGGCTTACGTATACGAACAATGCCAAGTAAAATTTTAGAAAAACAATTCGAAGTAATGAAAGCAACACCAATTCCCCTTTCTTTTAGTGAGGTTTTTACAGATTTAGAAAAAAACGCAATTGATGCACAAGAAAATACAGCCTCTAATATTTACTCTAAAGGGTTTTACAAAGTACAAAAGCATATGACGATCACTCAGCATGGAATTTTAGGCTATGCTGTCTTAATGAACGAAACATTTTGGAACTCTCTACCTGTAAAAATCCAACATCAATTGATTTCTGCAATGAAAGAGACAACAGAATGGCAATTTGATCAGGCAATACTTATGAATGAAAAAGATATGGAAAAGCTCAAACAGCAAGCTGATTTTACTGTTTATACGATGAGCCCTTCAGAAAGACAGCGTTTTAAAGAGCAGCTAGCCCCTGTCTACGATTTTTATAAAACTCATATACAAAATGATCATGTTTTATCCAAGATAGAAAAGATTGTTACTCCCTAA
- the cccA gene encoding cytochrome c550: protein MKNNPVVPYILILAFGIGLIFFMSLQGADNKKEIAAEHEGGGETTTETTDANADGSALVQSCIGCHGGDLTGSMGPNLHGLDEAHIVEVLTKGIEGTPMQPNMKTEEEAKAIAEYISTLE from the coding sequence ATGAAAAACAATCCAGTCGTTCCTTACATCTTAATTCTGGCATTTGGTATTGGTCTTATTTTCTTCATGTCTTTACAAGGTGCAGATAACAAGAAAGAAATTGCTGCTGAACATGAGGGTGGTGGCGAAACTACTACAGAAACTACAGACGCGAATGCTGATGGTTCAGCACTAGTACAATCTTGTATCGGTTGTCACGGTGGTGATTTAACTGGTAGTATGGGTCCAAATCTACATGGCTTAGATGAAGCACATATCGTAGAAGTTTTAACAAAGGGTATCGAAGGTACTCCTATGCAACCTAACATGAAAACTGAAGAGGAAGCAAAAGCAATCGCTGAATACATTTCTACTTTAGAATAG
- a CDS encoding DUF2164 domain-containing protein, producing MFIRLSKDQQEMILADIQRFFYNQRDEDISEFEAERVLDFIKEQIAPHIYNAALSDAKYVVERQYAAIEEELDALEQPIKLK from the coding sequence GTGTTTATCCGTTTATCAAAAGACCAGCAAGAAATGATACTTGCTGATATTCAACGATTTTTCTATAATCAGCGTGATGAGGACATTAGTGAATTTGAAGCAGAGCGTGTGTTAGATTTTATTAAGGAGCAGATTGCTCCCCATATTTATAATGCAGCTCTATCTGATGCTAAATATGTTGTAGAAAGACAATATGCTGCAATTGAGGAGGAACTCGATGCATTGGAGCAACCGATAAAATTGAAATAA